A single genomic interval of Candidatus Neomarinimicrobiota bacterium harbors:
- a CDS encoding sodium:alanine symporter family protein, translating to MVMLLLITGFIVTIRTRLIQFSQFIHAWKVMFGLYDNPEDPGDISHFQAISAALSATVGIGNIAGVATAIHYGGPGALFWMWVTAILGMSLKFAEATLSMKFRKINPDGSASGGPMYYIEKGLGSKFRWMAMLFAFMCIASSFGTGNTIQAFTVADQFRADLNIPTWVTGLITATIVGLVIIGGIKRIGRVASFLMPGMCSIYILTGLIILIIHIDKLPHAFYEIFSSAFTSRAEVGGFVGSTFLFMMMWGVKRGLFSNEAGQGSAPIAHAAAKTKEPVREGIVAMLGPFIDTILVCSITGLVIITTGLWHEKKYEIITANAQADIMIVSGSSEIVKNGNIKGIILIDTTFHVENGSPIENIKFIRNHSFIDSVKIIVNKEIYSGRIYIDKLGLMNPVDSHGSVSIAGYMMQNGSPLTSWSFQKGLEKLGNWGNYIVTIAVFLFAISTAISWSYYGDRATEYLFGNRATIYYKWVYVILHFVGAIVSLEVVWYFGDIAMGLMALPNLITLILLSGTVRRLTVDYRSRTHLTYKEKMGITRGK from the coding sequence ATGGTAATGCTCTTATTAATAACTGGTTTCATAGTAACGATTAGAACACGACTAATCCAATTCTCACAATTCATTCATGCTTGGAAAGTTATGTTTGGTCTTTATGATAATCCTGAAGATCCTGGTGATATTTCACATTTTCAGGCTATTTCTGCTGCATTATCGGCTACAGTGGGAATAGGAAATATTGCTGGAGTTGCTACTGCGATACACTATGGTGGTCCTGGTGCACTATTCTGGATGTGGGTAACTGCCATTCTTGGCATGTCATTAAAATTTGCAGAAGCAACACTTTCAATGAAATTTCGAAAGATAAATCCTGACGGTTCAGCATCGGGTGGACCTATGTATTATATCGAAAAAGGCCTCGGCAGTAAATTCAGATGGATGGCTATGTTATTTGCTTTTATGTGTATAGCATCTTCTTTTGGAACTGGTAACACTATACAAGCATTCACTGTTGCTGATCAGTTTAGAGCCGATTTAAATATCCCTACTTGGGTAACAGGACTTATAACTGCTACAATTGTTGGGCTAGTTATAATTGGTGGGATAAAGAGAATTGGAAGAGTTGCAAGCTTCTTGATGCCAGGAATGTGTAGCATCTATATATTAACAGGGTTGATAATCTTAATTATTCATATTGATAAGTTACCACATGCCTTTTACGAGATATTTTCATCTGCCTTTACCTCTCGTGCAGAAGTAGGTGGATTTGTCGGAAGTACGTTTCTTTTTATGATGATGTGGGGTGTAAAAAGAGGATTGTTCTCAAATGAAGCAGGACAAGGTAGTGCTCCTATTGCCCATGCTGCGGCAAAAACTAAAGAACCTGTCAGAGAAGGCATAGTAGCTATGCTCGGTCCTTTTATAGATACGATTCTTGTATGTTCAATTACTGGCTTGGTAATTATCACAACGGGTCTGTGGCATGAGAAAAAATATGAAATAATAACTGCAAATGCACAGGCAGATATAATGATAGTATCCGGCAGTTCTGAAATTGTTAAAAATGGAAATATAAAAGGTATTATTTTAATAGACACAACATTTCACGTAGAGAATGGTTCTCCAATTGAAAATATAAAGTTTATACGAAACCACAGTTTCATAGATAGCGTCAAGATTATTGTTAATAAAGAAATATACTCTGGAAGAATATATATAGATAAGCTGGGTTTAATGAATCCTGTGGATAGCCATGGATCTGTAAGTATTGCAGGTTACATGATGCAAAACGGTTCTCCATTGACGAGCTGGTCATTTCAAAAAGGATTGGAAAAATTAGGTAACTGGGGAAACTATATCGTTACAATCGCAGTATTTCTTTTTGCAATATCTACAGCAATAAGCTGGTCATATTATGGTGATAGAGCTACTGAATATTTATTTGGAAATAGAGCAACAATATATTATAAATGGGTCTATGTAATATTGCATTTCGTTGGTGCTATTGTTTCTCTTGAAGTAGTATGGTATTTTGGTGATATTGCTATGGGGCTGATGGCTTTACCGAACTTGATTACTTTAATCTTGCTTTCAGGAACAGTAAGAAGATTAACTGTCGATTATAGAAGCAGAACACATTTGACTTATAAAGAAAAGATGGGAATAACCAGAGGTAAATAA
- a CDS encoding nucleoside deaminase, producing the protein MIEDEYWMRFAIMEAEKALDRGEVPIGAVIVKNNSIIGRGYNSRENLKDPTAHAEIIAITSASQTLGSWKLEGTSIYITLEPCPMCAGAILNARIDRVVFGAYDENYGACGSTDNILDGRYLNHKPFVKGGVLENQCQALLRTFFKNLRDRN; encoded by the coding sequence ATGATTGAAGATGAATATTGGATGAGATTTGCGATAATGGAAGCAGAGAAAGCTCTGGATAGGGGTGAGGTACCTATTGGAGCAGTAATAGTAAAAAATAATTCAATAATTGGAAGGGGTTATAACTCCAGAGAAAACCTCAAAGATCCAACCGCACATGCGGAGATAATAGCTATAACATCTGCATCTCAAACTTTGGGAAGCTGGAAATTGGAGGGAACATCAATTTATATAACATTGGAACCCTGTCCAATGTGCGCTGGAGCCATCCTTAATGCAAGAATCGATAGGGTAGTGTTCGGTGCTTATGATGAAAATTATGGTGCATGTGGTTCTACTGACAATATACTGGATGGAAGGTATCTGAATCATAAGCCATTTGTAAAAGGTGGTGTATTAGAAAATCAATGCCAGGCACTACTTAGAACTTTTTTTAAAAATTTGAGAGATAGAAATTGA